One genomic window of Cydia fagiglandana chromosome 20, ilCydFagi1.1, whole genome shotgun sequence includes the following:
- the LOC134674918 gene encoding protein ABHD18 isoform X2 yields MCLHLAGTGDHFFWRRRNLMVKPLIKEAGIGGIILENPFYGLRKPTDQVRSSLHNVSDIFVMGGCLILESLVLFHWCERNGLGPLGVTGLSMGGHMASLAATNWPKPLVLVPCLSWSTASAVFLQGVMSQSINWDLLEDQYLSDGEYREKLSKMVTIVDEAFLAGKKFAQTYHPSTHPISTTVDMAKKLDVTYKEANVENPDIVDMTKNMEESNKNVPKKEAKPFPREALIQELQRLLDEKKISQQLYEKLLSNDKFELLPRDIDDINKLTEEKINEILMKCKIADLRSTGIVENKTEPAKSQKTTGAQSILKPPTQLQPIPETKLVKAKSKSWTVSEITSDLWSNLSFMKSKSEKKIDWSKVHWRDREALQFMRGIMDECTHLSNFSVPYDTSLIIAVCAKHDAYVPRDDVGTLEEIWPGAEVRYVDAGHVSAYILHQSLFR; encoded by the exons TTCTTCTGGCGGCGTCGGAATCTGATGGTGAAGCCGCTCATCAAGGAAGCTGGCATTGGCGGCATCATCCTCGAGAACCCCTTCTACGGCCTACGGAAACCGACGGACCAGGT ACGGTCATCTCTCCACAACGTGTCAGATATCTTCGTGATGGGTGGTTGCCTGATTCTGGAATCACTAGTTCTGTTCCACTGGTGTGAGCGGAACGGACTCGGCCCTCTCGGCGTCACCGGACTGTCCATGGGCGGTCAT ATGGCGTCGCTAGCAGCCACAAACTGGCCGAAACCCCTGGTGCTAGTGCCGTGCTTGTCCTGGTCAACCGCGTCTGCAGTGTTCCTAcag GGTGTCATGTCACAATCAATAAACTGGGATTTACTAGAAGACCAGTACCTCTCGGACGGCGAATACCGCGAAAAACTCAGCAAAATGGTCACCATCGTCGACGAGGCTTTTCTAGCGGGGAAAAAATTCGCACAGACCTACCATCCCTCCACCCATCCCATCTCCACCACCGTTGACATGGCTAAAAAACTAGACGTAACTTATAAGGAGGCCAATGTGGAAAATCCAGACATCGTGGACATGACAAAGAATATGGAGGAGTCAAATAAAAATGTGCCAAAGAAAGAAGCGAAACCGTTTCCGAGGGAGGCTTTGATTCAAGAGTTGCAGAGGCTTCTGGACGAGAAGAAGATTAGTCAGCAGTTGTATGAGAAGTTGTTGTCGAACGACAAGTTTGAGCTGCTGCCGCGGGATATTGACGATATCAACAAGTTGACGGAGGAGAAGATTAATGAGATATTGATGAAGTGTAAAATTG cCGATTTAAGATCAACAGGTATTGTTGAAAACAAAACCGAACCAGCCAAAAGCCAAAAGACCACTGGCGCCCAATCCATTTTAAAACCACCAACACAACTCCAACCAATCCCGGAGACCAAACTAGTCAAAGCCAAGAGTAAATCCTGGACAGTCTCGGAGATAACTTCTGATCTGTGGTCGAATCTGTCTTTCATGAAGAGTAAGAGCGAGAAGAAGATAGACTGGAGCAAGGTGCACTGGAGGGACAGAGAGGCACTGCAGTTCATGAGAGGGATCATGGATGAGTGCACGCATTTAAGTAACTTCTCTGTGCCGTATGACACTTCGTTGATTATTG CTGTGTGTGCGAAACACGACGCGTACGTACCAAGAGACGACGTGGGCACGCTAGAGGAGATCTGGCCCGGCGCTGAGGTGCGCTACGTGGACGCCGGCCACGTGTCCGCCTACATCCTGCACCAGTCGCTCTTCAGGTAA
- the LOC134674683 gene encoding squamous cell carcinoma antigen recognized by T-cells 3: MAIVEDEVRNESEEENEIEVVVEEDDAEQDSDESDDDDDEEVLERKVAELEQRISEDPYNYDEHIELIQALWGLSELDRWRAAFDRLQQMFVLKDVHWLLRIQTEETLAHSPEAKKQLVELFRQASLDCYYIPILTEWCSWSLGAGADSARTHLEEVLRLAGPDPLSGKLFWDAKRELEKAQLESITADDPEYKKQRERTLFCLEETVSRPLLNGEEAWAQFQELASAMHGQDYVDKVKKQHDAATEYLQKITPYEDKLLTMENPEEKCKVYEEYIEKVKELSYEEKYADCDSNGILKVLYDRATSECINCEGAYNLLVAWARQSARHSSRATQSRVLSACTRRRPRRATFWLLTMQHAEHEGKGVDEVKTIFETALSKGMESYKQAESLWLGYLECLRRSTAFDNEPDVERLRRTFRLAWDSLAEAWGEEANDCEVPLYWARLEYNRMKDPKQGKEIFEEIFKYGENKTMSKYWEAYINLESHRQPSLSENKLRELHRRALRFVTDYPPAAARLWTDYERDYGQLATATECQHLCEAKLKEWRESYQAMKDKMTNQKKGNKQPQNKKGKFDKKKKEEDKPKKGKRKSDESAQDSEVKRKKDGSMEVDEKAKEGESGALKRSHDDDSSEAGDNKRQRTENAKSAPRVGGNEACTLFVSNLDYNVNEKNLREKLSEYGEVVSLRVRAGVKAFGGSICYCQYSTPEAVDEAIKHDRTPLDGRPMFLSRYSASKTKGSFKYATTVEKNKLFVRNLPFSHCTRERLAEIFDKYGKLSDIRVVTFKDGKPKGLAYVDYEDEKSAAEAVEKTNGMLIADRNIEVAVSAPPPRADAKPALLGQPKRDTGGGMRRTQLSSFIPSVLQKPIPSTSTSAASGSNGANGHASERPLSNSDFSHASERPLSNSDFRSLLLKK, from the exons ATGGCTATTGTAGAGGACGAAGTACGCAACGAATCGGAGGAGGAGAATGAGATAGAGGTCGTGGTAGAAGAGGATGACGCAGAACAAGACTCGGATGAATCCGAC gatgatgatgatgaagaagtGTTGGAGAGAAAAGTTGCAGAATTGGAGCAAAGGATTTCTGAGGATCCCTACAACTATGATGAGCATATTGAACTGATCCAGGCTTTATG GGGACTCTCCGAGCTGGACCGCTGGCGAGCGGCGTTCGACCGACTTCAACAGATGTTCGTTCTAAAGGACGTCCATTGGCTCCTTCGGATCCAGACTGAGGAGACGTTAGCACACTCGCCTGAAGCTAAGAAGCAACTGGTCGAGCTGTTTAGGCAGGCTTCCTTGGATTGCTATT ACATCCCAATCCTGACTGAGTGGTGCTCGTGGTCGCTCGGCGCAGGCGCGGACTCTGCTCGGACCCACCTTGAGGAGGTCCTGCGGCTGGCCGGACCCGATCCTCTCTCTGGGAAGCTGTTCTGGGACGCTAAGAGAGAGTTGGAGAAAGCGCAACTTGAATCTATAAC CGCCGATGACCCCGAGTACAAGAAACAGCGTGAGCGAACTCTATTCTGCCTCGAGGAAACCGTGTCCCGGCCGCTACTGAACGGAGAAGAAGCCTGGGCGCAGTTCCAAGAGCTTGCCTCCGCGATGCACGGCCAAGACTACGTTGACAAG GTCAAGAAGCAACATGATGCAGCTACGGAGTATTTACAGAAGATTACACCTTATGAGGATAAACTTTTGACTATGGa GAATCCTGAAGAAAAGTGTAAAGTGTACGAGGAATACATTGAGAAAGTGAAAGAGTTGTCATATGAAGAGAAGTACGCAGATTGTGATAGCAACGGAATACTCAAG GTGCTATACGACCGTGCTACATCCGAATGCATCAACTGCGAGGGCGCTTACAATCTACTGGTCGCGTGGGCGCGACAATCGGCGCGGCACTCCAGTCGTGCGACTCAGTCGCGCGTCCTGTCCGCGTgcacgcgccgccgcccgcgccgggCGACCTTCTGGCTGCTTACTATGCAACACGCGGAACATGAGGGCAAGGGGGTTGATGAG GTGAAGACAATCTTCGAAACAGCCCTATCCAAAGGCATGGAATCGTACAAGCAAGCGGAGTCCCTCTGGCTGGGCTACCTCGAGTGCCTGCGCCGCAGCACCGCCTTCGACAACGAGCCCGACGTGGAGCGCCTGCGACGCACCTTCCGGCTCGCCTGGGACTCACTCGCCGAG GCGTGGGGTGAGGAGGCGAACGACTGCGAGGTGCCGCTGTACTGGGCGCGTTTGGAGTACAACCGCATGAAGGACCCCAAGCAGGGCAAGGAGATCTTCGAGGAGATATTCA AATACGGCGAAAACAAAACCATGTCCAAATACTGGGAGGCGTACATCAACCTAGAATCCCACCGTCAGCCCTCCCTCTCTGAGAACAAACTGCGCGAGCTGCACCGACGGGCGCTGCGCTTCGTGACCGACtacccgcccgccgccgcccggcTCTGGACCGACTACGAGCGCGACTACGGCCAGCTGGCCACCGCCACCGAGTGTCAACACTTGTGTGAG GCAAAACTAAAAGAATGGCGGGAAAGCTACCAAGCAATGAAAGACAAAATGACCAACCAAAAGAAAGGAAACAAACAGCCACAAAATAAAAAGGGTAAATTCGATaaaaagaagaaagaagaagataAACCAAAGAAGGGGAAGAGGAAATCTGACGAGAGCGCGCAAGATAGCGAGGTTAAGAGGAAAAAGGACGGCAGTATGGAAGTCGATGAGAAGGCGAAGGAAGGGGAGAGTGGTGCTTTAAAACGATCTCATGACGATGATAGCAGTGAag CTGGTGACAATAAGCGGCAGCGGACAGAAAACGCGAAAAGTGCGCCTAGAGTTGGCGGCAACGAGGCTTGCACTCTCTTCGTTAGCAATCTAGATTACAA TGTAAATGAGAAGAATCTCCGTGAGAAGTTATCAGAATACGGCGAGGTGGTGTCGCTGCGAGTGCGCGCCGGCGTCAAAGCATTCGGCGGCTCCATCTGCTATTGCCAGTACTCCACACCA GAGGCAGTAGACGAAGCGATAAAACACGACCGCACTCCCCTAGACGGGCGACCGATGTTCCTTTCCCGCTACTCGGCCTCCAAAACGAAAGGCTCCTTCAAGTATGCCACGACGGTCGAGAAGAATAAACTGTTCGTGCGCAACCTACCGTTCTCGCACTGCACGCGCGAGCGGCTCGCGGAGATATTCGATAAATATGGGAAACTTAGCGATATTCGAGTTGTCACGTTCAA AGACGGGAAACCAAAAGGCCTAGCGTACGTCGACTACGAGGACGAAAAAAGCGCGGCCGAAGCGGTAGAGAAAACTAATGGAATGTTAATAGCTGACCGCAATATCGAGGTGGCGgtcagcgcgccgccgccgcgcgccgacGCCAAGCCGGCGCTGCTGGGGCAGCCTAAACGGGACACGGGAGGGGGAAT GCGACGGACGCAACTGAGCAGCTTCATCCCAAGCGTCCTGCAAAAGCCAATACCCTCAACGTCCACATCGGCAGCAAGCGGCTCCAATGGAGCCAACGGCCACGCGAGCGAACGTCCGCTCAGCAACAGCGACTTTAG CCACGCGAGCGAGCGTCCGCTCAGCAACAGCGACTTTAGGTCCTTGCTGCTTAAGAAGTAG